The window TCaacaaagaataagaagaatcaATACCTTATTATCTTCATTGCTAAGGCATTGCAAACAACGCTGGACCACGTGGTTTCCATTCAAATCATTGATGAGATCAAGGAAACCAGGTTCAAGGGCTGAAATAACCATCGAAATCTGCTGCTTCGTTTTGAGAGTCTCAATCAACTTCTGAACCACCCGTGTgctaataattataaaaaaaagaaaaaaaagaaaaacatttcaATTAGAGCACCTTAGCAGTAAGGATTGAAGCAAAGTTAACTCAGAAAGCTAGATGTGTAAAGGAAATAACATCAAACGACATGTGAAGTACTTACCCATGAGTATTTAAAGAGATTTTGACAAGTTGGCCAGGTTCTTCTGTTACCATGAGCAGAATTTGCATTCTCTGTTCTTCAGTGCCCACATCCAACAACTTTTGCATAAGGTAATTCCCAAACGGGTTCATCATAAGTTCAACAACATCCTCAATAATCTCATTAAATACCATTTCAACATCTTCAGCAGTCCCCTCATCAAATTTCTTTTGTAAGAATCGACAGCCATGCTGATCCTTTGCCATGAAGTAAATACAACCTTGGACTTCCATCAAGGAATTGAGTTTTTGCGGCAGAATAAAAGGACAATGAATCCTTAGATCACGACCATTCTTGCACTTGAAAGCAGAACTCCCTTCAAAATGGGATTGACTATCTGAGCCGCAACCCTTTTCTTGGGGCAGTCCTGTACAAATCTCATTGCAGGAAACACTTTTGTGTCCCCGTGACCAATCGGTGCCCTTGTTGATCACATAATTCAACCCTTTTCCTGGTATGATTAAGCTATCTTCACAATTAAAAGTTTCAATATTTGGACTACTTCTGACTGAGGGAAGATATTGAGTGACCCAACTTTTTGGGAATGCTGCTGTCGTTTCACTGAACATTGGGAGGCTATACCTATTTAAGCCTTCTGCATCTAAAGGGAGCTTTGGGTCTGTCAACTGAGGAGGACTTGGTGAATTCAACAGAACCCTGTCTTTGCTAGAATGCATTCCATTTCTTTGTGAGGAGAGGAAAGAATCAGTAGAGAAAGCCTTAGTCACAGAAGGGGCTACGTTCAGTAACTGTGCTCCTCTATCGTAACAGTTCATACCAAAACCTGAATCAGCTTGGAACCATAAATTACATAAGGTTTCATTGCTGGCATGTTGTTCCCTTTGCCGCCTCGGATAATCCAATGGGTCTGAACAGTGAAAAGGCCTAGGAAACAGATCCTCACGTAGACCAGGAGAGGAATTCGACCCTGATAAATTACCCATTTTACCATTTCTCTGCAATCTGAGCAATGCAGATCTCGTCTCATCGTCGAAACTAGTGGGACCTGCACGAGAAGAGCATTGAAGCCCTCCGTGATTAAAAAAATCGTTTCTATAATCTTCATGGCAACCATTCTCTCCAAAACGGCCATGGATAGTCCTAATGGATGAATGTTCATTAAACTGAAGCCTATTGGGGGTCTCTACCTTGAACGTTTCTGTTGATGAATCCGTCTCTGAACACTTTATATGCATTCTCCGTAGATATCCGGTCAAACCGAGTTCATCGACGAAGCTATCGCCGGAGTTCCTCACTGCAGTAGAGCCAGTCAATTTCGAATCCGACCACAATCCATTCGGGTAATAAGCATCTCTAGATGGCGCCTGTGATTTAGTTTCAGGCGGAGTCGGCGATCCGTCGTCAGAGGATGAGAGCCCACCGGAGAGCGAGCCCGACGATGAGCCTTCAGAATGCAGAGAGATTCCAGTAGGAGGGGGCACACACATATAGTTACGATTACACGATAGGTCATCCCTACACAATCCATGAATTCTCTGCGCAGGAAGAGAACCGTGACCATGGCCACCATGAACATGTACGTGATGACTGTTTTGATGATGGGAGTAAAGAAGATTGAGAGATGTTGCATGAGGGATCTCTTGCGACAACAACATTTCAAACTCTTCGTCTTCCTTCATGTTTTCGATACTATTATAACTCTTTTATCTCAGACTTATCAGGATTCAGAACAAAGAAAACATAGACAGATTGGGAGGAATAAGAAACTGAGAATCCAGAAACCAATCTCAAAAGCCCAAAACCCACAGAGTTATCGATTCAGAATGACTGAAAACCATATAACCGAGAGATATTACCAGTTCTTCTGGGTACTAGAGGCGATGACGATCGTCGAAAcgaggtagtggtggtgatgatggaaTTTCAATTCCATTCTCACCTCATTTTATCCCATTTTGTGTGAGGATTTCAGAGGAGTTGGTGAAGCATGcaaagatgaagaaggagaTGAGATTCGTTTCCATTTATACGATCATTGTAGCGTATGTATACGGCTTGATACTGTACCCGCTCACGCCATTAaaacgagaaagagagagagagagagacgctTTGTAGTTTGTACAGAAAAACAAAcacagagagaagaaaggagagagagagagagaaggatacTACTGTGAGTTACAGTATAGTTTTCCTTAAACTGAATCAAAACcccatttttttaatcaaatttttaaaatttttaatttacttcacttttatttttttggtaggaaaATTACAAACTTGAAAGTATTCGTATCCAACGGTTCCATATCATCCACCTCACCCTAAGATATTGCAAAGCTTGAAGCACTGAAATGACAAATTACCCTTTTCcgtttatttttttgggctcCGATTAGAGGAGGtatgataatataaaaaatgataCAACCAAATAGCTCTATATTTCATGAGGTATCTCTCACGATTGGCTGGAAGTAAAAGATCTTAGCTTACGATAATAATTGGACGGATGAGATTGAGTCACATAATTAGATATTTAACACGGCACATTAAAGTGTATAACATTGCTCTTAGTTTGTAATTTTTCCCTACAAACTAACTTTACCATTTATTGTGTAGACTAAGGACGGGAGACTCTAAAATAGTCAAAGTCAAATattactttttcttcttatttttcttaatataCGGGATAGTTTTGCTGTGAAGTAGACATATTGAAAGCTACCTGAAACGAACATGCAACAAATTAGGAAAGAAGTTTTGGGATTAAAATTTGGAATTAAATGATTGAATCAGATCGGAATCGATTATGATCGATTCTGGTCGATTCCACTGATTTCTAACAGATTCTTATCAATTTGGATTACagttttaggtattggtattgaaTCGACCGTATTAGTGCCGATTTTAGGTATCAATATCagtattgattttgattttagaatTGAACAATACCTGATTCGATACTATGCACTAAAGCCATGATCTGGAGTGGAATTTGAAGACCAATCCAGTGTCAATGGAGCTATTCTTATTAAATGTAAAACCATTCaagattaaattttttttaattatcaaaattaagggtaaaaacGTCTAATTCAATAGAATATGGCCGATTTGTATTGGTATGGTATTTGACTGAAACCACAATATCACAAACCCTAATgagaatagtttttttttttttttttttttttttgctgtttcATTATTCTTTTCCTTGATGCCCAAGAAAATACATGGAAAACCCCCACCACAaggattttttttggagggaaACTTGCGTAGGTTGCGTAGGTTAGGGTTGAATACGCACCTAGTTCCCATTAGTAAAGGTAAGGATATATCTTTttgctttcctattttccttAACTAGAAAGCTTCTACTTTTTGCTGATTTTTCTGTGTCTCATATCTTTGCATCCAATTGTAGAATGACATATTGGAttattgaaattttaaaattccCGGTTTGCTCCTCTCAAACTACCAAGAAATGATTCGCTAGTAAAAACTAAAGTGATATACGGATCGAATTTTGATTTAGATCCAAATCCGATCAAATTTTAACCTTCCAATTAAGGTTTTTGATCCGATTCAATTAAAGATCTAATAATCTGATTAATATCATTCTAATTGCCAATGGGATCAAATTTTGTAATaccatcagaaaaaaaaaaaaaaaaatcaaatcaaattttgTAATGCTTTGATCCGATTTAACTAGAATAACGTTACTATAGTGGGTAATTATTTCTAAGATCTTTCTAGACAACACAACTAATTGTGACATGTGATAAGTTGGTTGCCAATGAAATTTTTTGAGAATATACACCATGAGGATGTCAATCGATTGGTTCGGTCTAGTTTTGGTTTGTTAATATACCCATTTGAAATcaaatcgataaaaaaaaaaaatattgatttcgattgttttcaattttaatatacTTTCTTATCTATCAATATATGTTGGCGATATGTCGATTCGAGTTGAGCTCAAATCCTCGTACGAGGTTACTCTTCAAGAGCTGACCTCCACTaagatggaatccactgccATTAAATGGGTCCAGTGGATTCCATATGAGTGGAGGCTAGCTCCCACGAACCGACCTCATACGAGGAGGTGAGCCGGTCTTTATCGAGGGAGGGGGATCACTCGAATGATGTGAGTAGCAATATAGACTCATAGAATACAATGGTCTACTTTCTTGTGATGCTAACATTCCTCAACATTCAATGTTGTGGTGTGCTGATATATAGCTAGGGAATGGAGTCAATATCTCTATTTGACTAATCCTTAGgttctaaaaattgaaaattatattttacaACAACATTAGTTCCTTCAATACATCATTTTTATGTGATAAATGCATTTGTATTTTAACTAATACGCTTACTACTCAAGCTGTTGCTAAAAtttaccacccaaaaaaaaaaaaaaaaaaagttgttgcTAAATATATTGTGAGAAGTATTTGTGGTTTAGAGGGTGCTGTTAGAAATAGTAGATTGTGGAAATATCTTTGGTCTTTATCAGTTCATCCCAACTTTAAACTGTTTTTTATGGAAGGTTTTAAAAGGGGGATTTCATACTAAATTAAGGCTTTTGAAATTAATATAGATGTATTATGTTGTTATTGTCACAAGGAGGTTGAATCGAATTGGCATATATTGTTCTCCTGTGAAGTTATTAAATAAATTTGGGCAGCAGAACCATTAGGTTTTTGAACAAAACATCCTAAAGATTCTACTGTGTTCCATTTGTATGATCTGGATTACTCATCTATTTTTTCTAAATCTCAATGTCAGAATATTCTGTCAGTGGTTGCTATTACTTCTTACCTTTTGTAGTGTACACGATATCATatgttttttcaaaatcaaagtTCTATTCCTATCAAATTTCATTTGTTAATATTGTAATACTTCTataggagaaagaacgctacctaggTGTGTGCAGTTTGTTGcccctacgcctagacacagggg is drawn from Telopea speciosissima isolate NSW1024214 ecotype Mountain lineage chromosome 1, Tspe_v1, whole genome shotgun sequence and contains these coding sequences:
- the LOC122644261 gene encoding meiotic coiled-coil protein 2-like isoform X2 encodes the protein MKEDEEFEMLLSQEIPHATSLNLLYSHHQNSHHVHVHGGHGHGSLPAQRIHGLCRDDLSCNRNYMCVPPPTGISLHSEGSSSGSLSGGLSSSDDGSPTPPETKSQAPSRDAYYPNGLWSDSKLTGSTAVRNSGDSFVDELGLTGYLRRMHIKCSETDSSTETFKVETPNRLQFNEHSSIRTIHGRFGENGCHEDYRNDFFNHGGLQCSSRAGPTSFDDETRSALLRLQRNGKMGNLSGSNSSPGLREDLFPRPFHCSDPLDYPRRQREQHASNETLCNLWFQADSGFGMNCYDRGAQLLNVAPSVTKAFSTDSFLSSQRNGMHSSKDRVLLNSPSPPQLTDPKLPLDAEGLNRYSLPMFSETTAAFPKSWVTQYLPSVRSSPNIETFNCEDSLIIPGKGLNYVINKGTDWSRGHKSVSCNEICTGLPQEKGCGSDSQSHFEGSSAFKCKNGRDLRIHCPFILPQKLNSLMEVQGCIYFMAKDQHGCRFLQKKFDEGTAEDVEMVFNEIIEDVVELMMNPFGNYLMQKLLDVGTEEQRMQILLMVTEEPGQLVKISLNTHGTRVVQKLIETLKTKQQISMVISALEPGFLDLINDLNGNHVVQRCLQCLSNEDNKFIFKAAAKYCVDIATHRHGCCVLQRCIAHSTGEHREKLVAEICTNGLLLAQDAFGNYVVQFVLELKISTATAYLISQFEGNYVHLSTQKFSSNVVEKCLKVFGEENRSRIVHEFLSHSHFEQLLQDPFANYVIQSALRVTKPGFSPCFIG
- the LOC122644261 gene encoding meiotic coiled-coil protein 2-like isoform X1; this translates as MKEDEEFEMLLSQEIPHATSLNLLYSHHQNSHHVHVHGGHGHGSLPAQRIHGLCRDDLSCNRNYMCVPPPTGISLHSEGSSSGSLSGGLSSSDDGSPTPPETKSQAPSRDAYYPNGLWSDSKLTGSTAVRNSGDSFVDELGLTGYLRRMHIKCSETDSSTETFKVETPNRLQFNEHSSIRTIHGRFGENGCHEDYRNDFFNHGGLQCSSRAGPTSFDDETRSALLRLQRNGKMGNLSGSNSSPGLREDLFPRPFHCSDPLDYPRRQREQHASNETLCNLWFQADSGFGMNCYDRGAQLLNVAPSVTKAFSTDSFLSSQRNGMHSSKDRVLLNSPSPPQLTDPKLPLDAEGLNRYSLPMFSETTAAFPKSWVTQYLPSVRSSPNIETFNCEDSLIIPGKGLNYVINKGTDWSRGHKSVSCNEICTGLPQEKGCGSDSQSHFEGSSAFKCKNGRDLRIHCPFILPQKLNSLMEVQGCIYFMAKDQHGCRFLQKKFDEGTAEDVEMVFNEIIEDVVELMMNPFGNYLMQKLLDVGTEEQRMQILLMVTEEPGQLVKISLNTHGTRVVQKLIETLKTKQQISMVISALEPGFLDLINDLNGNHVVQRCLQCLSNEDNKFIFKAAAKYCVDIATHRHGCCVLQRCIAHSTGEHREKLVAEICTNGLLLAQDAFGNYVVQFVLELKISTATAYLISQFEGNYVHLSTQKFSSNVVEKCLKVFGEENRSRIVHEFLSHSHFEQLLQDPFANYVIQSALRVTKGSLHASLVEAIHSHAAILRTSPYCKRIFSRTLLKN